The proteins below come from a single Salvelinus fontinalis isolate EN_2023a unplaced genomic scaffold, ASM2944872v1 scaffold_0132, whole genome shotgun sequence genomic window:
- the LOC129843415 gene encoding NLR family CARD domain-containing protein 3-like — translation MTPKLRGIKTDVILISSVLFLHSDELAVICQRELKSNLKKKFQCVFEGIAKQGNPTLLNKIYTELYITEGGTGEVNNEHELRQIETTSRKQARPETAVKCNDIFKPLTGQDKRIRTVLTKGVAGIGKTVSVQKFILDWAEGKANQDVQFVFSFPFRELNLMKEDKHTFIELLNHFSMETKQSRISNYDKYKVLFIFDGLDECRLPLDFRNNKICCDVTESTSVDVLLTNLIKGNLLPSALLWITTRPAAANKIPSGCVDQVTEVRGFNDPQKEEYFRKRFSDEDLASRIISHIKTSRSLHIMCHIPVFCWISATVLEHMLKHKREEMPKTLTEMYTHLVVFHTKQKNEKYLGKEETGPHWNKESILSLGKLAFQQLVKGNLIFYEEDLKEAGIDVSEASVYSGLCTQLFKEECGLYQDKVYCFVHLSIQEFLAAVYVFLSFINNNKNLMAEPQSTFRNLSALFRDKPKVTFYKSAVDKALQSEMGNLDLFLRFLLGLSLESNQKHLRGLMTKTRSSSKTHEETVKYIKEKIRENPSPERIINLFHCLNELNDHSLVEEIQRYLRSGSLSEPNLSPTQWSALVFVLLTSEKELDVFDLKKYSRSEEGLLRLLPVVKASRAALLSGCGVREEGCASLLSALRSNPSHLRELDLSNNDLKDSGVKLLSAGLGNPHCKLETLRLSGCLVTEEGCASLVSALRSNPSHLRELDLSYNHPGDSGVRLLSAGLEDPHCRLEKLNVEHGGENRMKPGLRKYVCDLTLDLNTVNRHLSLSEENRKVTCRTEKQPYPDHPERFEERRQVLCREGLTGRCYWEAEWSGRRADIGVTYKGINRRGRGDDCCLGYNDKSWSLFCSDNSYSACHNKNSTTIDVPSSGSHRVGVYLDWPAGTLSFYRASSDTLTHLITFTSTFTEPLYPGFWVWDDGDSVSLK, via the exons GCATTAAAACAGATGTAATATTAATATCATCTGTGTTATTTCTTCATTCAGATGAGCTTGCTGTGATTTGCcaacgtgaactcaaatctaatctaaagaagaagtttcaatgtgtatttgaggggatcgctaaacaaggaaacccaacacttctcaataagatctacacagagctctacatcacagagggtggaacaggagaggtcaataatgaacatgagctgagacagattgagacaacaTCCAGGAAACAAGCAAGACCAGAGACTGCAGTCAAATGTAACGACATATTCAAACCCTTAACTGGACAAGACAAACgtatcagaactgtgctgacaaagggagtcgctggcattggaaaaacagtctctgtgcagaagttcattctggactgggctgaaggaaaagcaaatcaggatgtccaatttgtattttcattcccttttcgggagctgaatttgatgaaagaggacaaacacactttcattgaactcctcaatcacttctcaatggaaaccaaacaatcaagaatctccaactacgacaagtacaaagttctgttcatctttgatggtctggatgagtgccgactgcccctagacttccGGAATAACAAGATCTGTTGTGACGTCACAGAGTCAACCTCAgtggatgttctgctgacaaatctcatcaagggaaatctgcttccctctgcactcctctggataactacccgacctgcagcagccaataagatcccttcaggatgtgttgaccaggtgacagaagtacgagggttcaatgacccacagaaggaggagtacttcaggaagagattcagtgatgaggacctggccagcagaatcatctcacacataaagacatcaaggagcctccacatcatgtgccacattccagtcttctgttggatttctgcaacagtccttgaacacatgttgaaacataagagagaagagatgcccaagactctgactgagatgtacacacaccttgtggtgtttcataccaaacagaagaatgaaaagtatcttgggaaagaagagacaggtccacactggaataaagagagcattctgtcactgggaaaactggcttttcaacagcttgtgaagggcaatctgattttctatgaagaagacctgaaagaggctggcattgatgtcagtgaagcctcagtgtactcaggattgtgcacacagctctttaaagaggaatgtgggctgtaccaggacaaggtgtactgctttgttcatctgagcattcaggagtttctggctgctgtatatgtgttcctctcattcatcaacaaCAATAAGAATCTAATGGCCGAACCGCAATCAACATTCAGGAACTTATCTGCGCTGTTCAGAGACAAGCCTAAAGTTACGTTCTAcaagagtgctgtggataaagccttacaaagtgagatgggaaacctggaccttttcctccgcttccttctgggcctctcactggagtccaatcagaagcacttacGAGGTCTAATGACAAAGACAAGAAGCAGCTCAAAGACCCATGAAGAAACAGTCAAGTACATCAAGGAGAAGATCAGGGAGAATCCCTCTCCAGAGAGGAtcatcaatctgttccactgtctgaatgaactgaatgaccattctctagtggaggagatccaaagATACCTGAGATCAGGAAGTCTCTCAGAACCCAACCTGTCACCTAcacagtggtcagctctggtctttgtgttgctgacttcagaaaaggagctggatgtgtttgacctgaagaaatactccagatcagaggaaggtcttctgaggctgctgccagtggtcaaagcctccagagcTGCTCT gctgtcaggctgtggagtcagagaggaaggctgtgcttctctgctctcagctctgaggtcaaacccctcacacctgagagagctggacctgagtaacaatgacctgaaggattcaggagtgaagctgctctctgctggactggggaatccccactgtaaactggagacactgag gctgtcaggctgtctagtcacagaggaaggctgtgcttctctggtctcagctctgaggtcaaacccctcacacctgagagagctggacctgagctacaatcacccaggagactcaggagtcagactgctctctgctggactggaggatccacactgcagactggagaaactcaa tgtggaacatggtggagagaacagaATGAAACCTGGActtagaaaat atgtctgtgatctcacactggacctaaacacagtaaacagacacctctctctgtctgaggagaacagaaaggtgacatgtAGGACAGAGAAGcagccgtatcctgatcacccagagagatttgaggaacgtagacaggtgctgtgtagagagggtctgactgggcgctgttactgggaggcaGAGTGGAGTGGGAGAAGGGCTGatataggagtgacatataaaggaatcaaCAGGAGAGGAAGGGGTGATGACTGTTGTCTTGGATacaatgacaagtcctggagtctgttctgctctgacaACAGTTACTCTGCCTGTCACAATAAGAATTCCACTACCATAGACGTTCCCTCCTCCGgctcccacagagtaggagtgtatctggactggccagccggcactctgtccttctatagagcctcctctgacacactgacccacctgatcacattcacctccacattcactgagcccctctatccagggttttGGGTTTGGGATGATGGTGACTCAGTGTCCCTGAAATaa